The following proteins are co-located in the Acidimicrobiia bacterium genome:
- the hydA gene encoding dihydropyrimidinase, with translation MRIVIINGTVVTADQTIEADLLIGDGKVLAIGAAGSHNWAEGASQVIDAHGKYVVPGGVDVHTHFELPFGGTYVSDNFETGTRAAAFGGTTTVVDFAVQVKGETIRAGYETWMRKAEGNCAIDYGFHMIVGDVNDSSLKEMAAIVDEGVTSFKLFMAYPGVLYSDDGQIFRAMQQAASDGTTIMMHAENGIAIDVLREQAVQRGETDPKYHSITRPPSTESEAVHRAITLAELAGAPVYIVHMSAKEAVAELTHARDRGLNVFGETCPQYLHLSVEDHVSRPGFEGAKYVCSTPIRFAGEGHQEYLWNALARGDLQVVSTDHACFFYDDDEKLGRQKRLGEGNFTLIPNGLPGVEERFNVMYQSGVVGGRFDINRWVDLIATGPAKMFGLYPRKGTIAVGSDADIVIYDPRASFTYSAPDTIHGNIDYTAYEGMEINAKIDKVLSRGKTIIDGGRYVGSKGDGSYLKRGMNQMLI, from the coding sequence ATGAGAATTGTCATCATCAACGGCACAGTCGTCACCGCCGACCAGACCATCGAAGCGGACCTCCTTATCGGGGACGGGAAGGTTCTGGCGATCGGAGCGGCCGGCTCACACAACTGGGCCGAGGGCGCTTCCCAGGTGATCGACGCCCACGGAAAGTACGTAGTGCCCGGCGGGGTCGACGTGCACACCCACTTCGAACTGCCATTCGGGGGAACGTACGTTTCGGACAACTTCGAAACCGGCACCAGGGCGGCAGCCTTCGGGGGAACTACCACCGTTGTTGACTTCGCCGTCCAGGTCAAGGGTGAAACGATCCGTGCGGGCTACGAGACCTGGATGCGTAAAGCGGAGGGAAACTGCGCGATCGATTACGGGTTTCACATGATCGTCGGTGACGTCAACGACTCGTCACTCAAGGAGATGGCCGCCATCGTCGACGAAGGCGTGACCAGCTTCAAGCTGTTCATGGCCTATCCCGGCGTCCTTTACTCTGACGACGGCCAGATCTTCCGCGCTATGCAACAAGCCGCAAGTGACGGCACGACGATCATGATGCACGCCGAAAACGGAATCGCCATCGACGTGCTTCGCGAGCAGGCCGTTCAACGGGGCGAAACGGACCCCAAGTACCACTCGATCACCCGTCCCCCCTCCACCGAGTCGGAGGCGGTGCATCGGGCGATCACTCTCGCCGAACTAGCCGGGGCACCCGTCTACATCGTCCACATGTCGGCCAAGGAGGCTGTGGCCGAACTCACCCACGCACGTGACCGGGGCCTCAACGTGTTCGGGGAGACCTGCCCCCAATACCTTCACCTGTCGGTCGAAGACCATGTCTCTCGCCCGGGGTTCGAAGGAGCGAAATACGTCTGTTCGACCCCCATCCGGTTCGCGGGGGAGGGCCACCAGGAGTACCTGTGGAATGCCCTGGCGAGAGGAGATCTCCAGGTCGTTTCCACCGACCACGCCTGCTTCTTCTACGACGACGACGAAAAGCTGGGCCGCCAGAAGCGTTTGGGGGAAGGCAACTTCACGCTGATCCCCAACGGGCTACCCGGTGTTGAGGAGCGTTTCAACGTCATGTACCAGAGCGGTGTGGTGGGTGGTCGCTTTGACATCAATCGCTGGGTAGACCTGATCGCCACGGGCCCAGCCAAGATGTTTGGCCTCTACCCGCGTAAAGGCACCATCGCTGTCGGGTCGGATGCCGACATCGTGATCTACGACCCCCGGGCATCCTTCACCTATTCGGCCCCCGACACGATTCACGGAAACATCGACTACACCGCCTACGAGGGGATGGAAATCAACGCCAAGATCGACAAGGTCCTCTCCCGGGGGAAAACGATCATCGACGGTGGTCGCTATGTCGGCTCCAAGGGCGATGGGTCGTACCTGAAACGCGGTATGAACCAGATGCTCATCTGA
- a CDS encoding nitrilase-related carbon-nitrogen hydrolase translates to MANVVRAAIVQTEWTGDQDSMIEKNVQYARQAAEQGAQVMCFQELFYGPYFCQVQEDEHFDYAEPMPDGPTTRLMQELAKETGMVLVVPIFEKEDDGFYYNTAAVIDADGSYVGKYRKTHIPNVKGFWEKFYFRPGNTGYPIFDTAVGRIGVYICYDRHFPEGWRALGLNGAKIVFNPSATSRGLSMYLWNLEQPAAAVANEYFIAAINRVGREPYGDNDFYGSSYFVDPRGQIVDGAASDTDEELVVRDLDLDMIEEVRKQWAFYRDRRPDAYGDLVAP, encoded by the coding sequence ATGGCGAATGTGGTACGAGCAGCCATTGTCCAGACCGAATGGACCGGCGACCAGGATTCAATGATCGAGAAGAACGTGCAGTATGCCCGCCAGGCTGCTGAACAGGGTGCCCAGGTGATGTGCTTTCAGGAGCTGTTCTACGGCCCCTACTTCTGCCAGGTGCAGGAGGACGAGCACTTCGACTATGCCGAACCGATGCCCGATGGCCCAACCACGCGGCTCATGCAAGAGCTCGCCAAGGAGACCGGGATGGTGCTGGTGGTCCCCATCTTCGAGAAGGAGGACGACGGGTTCTACTACAACACGGCCGCAGTTATCGACGCCGACGGATCCTACGTTGGCAAGTATCGCAAGACGCACATCCCCAACGTGAAAGGATTCTGGGAGAAGTTCTACTTCCGGCCGGGCAACACCGGATATCCGATCTTCGACACGGCGGTGGGGCGGATCGGCGTCTACATCTGCTACGACCGGCACTTCCCGGAAGGATGGCGAGCTCTCGGCCTCAACGGCGCCAAGATCGTCTTCAACCCTTCGGCAACCAGCCGCGGATTGTCCATGTACCTATGGAATCTCGAGCAACCGGCCGCAGCTGTGGCCAACGAATACTTCATCGCGGCCATCAACCGGGTAGGTCGCGAACCCTACGGGGACAACGACTTCTACGGATCGTCCTACTTCGTCGACCCGCGCGGCCAAATCGTCGACGGCGCCGCATCCGATACCGATGAGGAACTCGTAGTCAGGGATCTCGACCTTGACATGATCGAGGAAGTTCGGAAACAGTGGGCCTTCTACCGCGACCGGCGGCCCGATGCCTACGGTGACCTGGTCGCTCCCTAA